From one Bacillus sp. FJAT-42376 genomic stretch:
- a CDS encoding metallophosphoesterase: MGLLLLGVVLAGFFMLAYMFMQAHQNRLAFLHLEYGNFPLEKGELSILFISDIHRRRISGKLLDRMPHKPDLICIGGDLTEKGVPLERTRKNLNMLRTYGETVMVLGNNDPEAGLSALKQVLEEERIILLENDSFPIAKDKPGNVQLVGVSELKFKWDRLELALLKSKEADFRILLCHNPEIERQLDKGSGIQLALSGHTHGGQIRLFGFGPYEKGKFHKKEFGDHLISNGYGTTQLPLRLGARSEAHFITITSKKVD; this comes from the coding sequence ATGGGATTATTACTTTTGGGAGTGGTGCTGGCAGGCTTTTTTATGCTGGCCTATATGTTTATGCAGGCACATCAGAACCGCCTCGCTTTCCTTCATCTGGAGTATGGCAATTTCCCGTTAGAGAAGGGAGAGCTGAGTATTCTTTTTATTTCAGACATACACAGAAGAAGGATATCAGGCAAGCTGCTGGACCGGATGCCTCATAAACCGGACCTGATTTGCATAGGCGGGGATTTAACGGAAAAAGGAGTTCCGCTTGAAAGAACCCGCAAAAATTTAAACATGCTCAGGACATACGGAGAAACCGTTATGGTGCTAGGGAATAATGACCCGGAAGCCGGCCTTTCGGCACTTAAGCAAGTACTGGAAGAAGAACGGATTATTCTCCTGGAAAATGATTCGTTCCCGATTGCAAAAGACAAACCCGGAAATGTTCAGCTTGTCGGAGTGAGCGAGCTGAAATTTAAATGGGACAGGCTGGAGCTTGCTTTACTTAAATCGAAGGAGGCTGATTTCCGGATCCTACTCTGCCATAACCCGGAAATTGAAAGACAGCTGGATAAGGGCTCTGGGATTCAGCTTGCATTATCAGGACACACTCATGGCGGGCAGATCCGTCTATTCGGTTTTGGGCCATATGAAAAGGGGAAATTTCATAAGAAGGAGTTTGGAGATCACCTTATCAGCAATGGATATGGGACTACACAGCTGCCACTCCGGCTCGGAGCCCGTTCAGAAGCACATTTCATTACCATAACGTCTAAAAAAGTTGATTAA
- a CDS encoding LysM peptidoglycan-binding domain-containing protein, translated as MRKRMYSPEHAEGPRKQSISDLKDRNGEYPSRTEIHRSRKRTQDSKKKVKLKYPLISFLALCFILLPVLFLFITYYYDGGTTVDNGQKLKDYDSIIIDNNQTDGKSTEGSDPAESPKEESSGARQESESDNLAASLPVTGQDSEREEKQESPVPSTGASEASPDRGEKKSAPSEPAGKADTRAEPAVKAEPSAERDDEKANSDRVVEHVVKPNENLFRISLKYFKSREGEAIIKDYNQLSADEVYAGQVLEIPLKQ; from the coding sequence ATGAGAAAGCGAATGTATTCTCCGGAACATGCTGAAGGTCCGAGAAAGCAATCCATTTCAGATTTGAAAGACAGGAATGGAGAATATCCATCAAGAACCGAAATCCACCGATCCAGAAAACGCACTCAGGACAGCAAGAAAAAAGTGAAGCTTAAATACCCTCTCATCAGCTTTCTGGCGCTGTGTTTTATTCTGCTGCCCGTCCTTTTTCTATTTATCACCTATTATTATGATGGCGGCACGACAGTAGACAATGGACAGAAACTAAAAGATTATGACTCCATTATTATTGATAACAATCAAACGGATGGAAAGTCCACTGAAGGATCAGATCCGGCAGAATCTCCAAAAGAAGAAAGCAGCGGTGCCAGGCAGGAAAGCGAATCGGACAATCTGGCTGCTTCTCTTCCTGTTACCGGACAGGATTCAGAACGAGAGGAAAAACAGGAATCTCCGGTACCGTCTACAGGTGCATCTGAAGCCTCCCCAGACCGAGGGGAGAAAAAGAGTGCTCCCTCTGAACCGGCCGGTAAAGCGGATACGCGTGCTGAACCAGCTGTAAAAGCAGAACCATCAGCAGAACGAGACGATGAAAAAGCAAACTCGGACAGAGTGGTTGAACATGTCGTAAAGCCGAATGAAAACTTATTCCGCATTTCTCTGAAATATTTTAAAAGCAGAGAAGGAGAAGCGATTATTAAAGATTATAATCAGCTGTCAGCTGATGAGGTTTATGCCGGACAAGTACTTGAAATTCCATTAAAGCAATGA
- a CDS encoding genetic competence negative regulator, which translates to MRLERLNYNKIKIFLTIDDLMDRGLTKEDLWKDSFKVHQLFKDMMNEASLELGFEAHGSLAVEVFSLQAQGMVVIVTKSNEETEEEEEEYADDYIEMQVKLDESIDIVYEFQTFEDLIQLSKALNLIGLTQGAVYFYNQKYFLHLDDYAPAEIETVIAVLAEFGSSTTLTLHRLHEYGKLIMEDEAVRQLNYYF; encoded by the coding sequence ATGCGTTTGGAGCGCCTTAATTATAACAAAATCAAGATATTTCTCACGATTGACGATCTTATGGATCGCGGTCTGACTAAGGAAGACCTGTGGAAGGATTCATTCAAGGTGCATCAGCTCTTCAAAGATATGATGAATGAAGCAAGCCTTGAACTTGGCTTTGAGGCTCACGGATCTCTTGCTGTGGAAGTGTTTTCTCTCCAGGCTCAGGGGATGGTAGTTATTGTAACGAAAAGCAATGAAGAAACAGAAGAAGAAGAGGAAGAATATGCAGACGATTATATTGAAATGCAGGTTAAACTCGATGAGAGCATAGACATTGTCTATGAATTTCAAACATTCGAGGATCTCATTCAGTTGTCTAAAGCATTGAATCTTATAGGTTTGACTCAGGGAGCCGTCTATTTCTATAATCAGAAATACTTCCTTCATTTAGATGATTATGCACCCGCCGAGATCGAAACGGTTATCGCTGTACTGGCGGAATTCGGAAGTTCGACAACACTTACCCTTCACAGGCTCCATGAATATGGCAAGCTCATTATGGAAGATGAAGCGGTTCGCCAGCTCAATTATTATTTTTAG
- a CDS encoding CPBP family intramembrane glutamic endopeptidase → MLKKQNDVIHALSDRQMIQQLYLTQLILAIAGLAASFIFLGNMFAPAETIGFNIPDILYGAGLAAGVIGANWVMVKTAPAEWYDDGGINEKLFRSCSIPHIALMAACIAMTEEWLFRGVLQTEFGLAAASIIFSVLHIRYLSKILLFSMVTAVSLLIGILYDLTGNLITTVIAHFLIDFIFGVQIRKKYLNRGES, encoded by the coding sequence TTGTTAAAAAAACAAAATGATGTGATTCATGCGCTGTCAGACCGCCAGATGATTCAGCAGCTGTACCTTACTCAATTGATATTAGCCATTGCCGGACTCGCGGCATCTTTCATCTTTCTTGGGAATATGTTTGCGCCTGCAGAGACAATAGGCTTTAATATACCGGATATCTTATACGGAGCCGGTCTTGCAGCTGGTGTAATCGGCGCAAACTGGGTGATGGTGAAAACGGCTCCTGCTGAATGGTATGACGATGGGGGCATCAATGAGAAGCTTTTCAGAAGCTGCTCCATTCCCCATATCGCTCTGATGGCTGCATGTATAGCTATGACAGAAGAGTGGCTGTTCAGGGGTGTCCTGCAAACCGAATTTGGTTTGGCGGCGGCAAGCATTATTTTTTCTGTCCTTCATATCCGTTATTTATCTAAAATTCTTTTATTTTCTATGGTTACGGCGGTTAGTTTGCTGATAGGTATCCTATATGATCTGACCGGCAATCTGATTACTACCGTCATTGCCCATTTTCTGATTGATTTTATATTTGGCGTCCAGATCAGGAAAAAGTATCTTAATAGAGGTGAATCTTAA
- a CDS encoding Glu/Leu/Phe/Val dehydrogenase, translating to MVAEKNTENNHDKHDVLKSTQTVIHKALEKLGYPEEVYELLKEPIRMMTVKIPVRMDDGSVKIFTGYRAQHNDAVGPTKGGIRFHPNVTETEVKALSIWMSLKCGIVDLPYGGGKGGIVCDPRDMSFRELERLSRGYVRAISQIVGPTKDIPAPDVFTNSQIMAWMMDEYSRIDEFNSPGFITGKPLVLGGSHGRESATAKGVTICIFEAAKRKGISLEGARVVVQGFGNAGSFLSKFMHDAGAKVVGISDAYGGLYDPDGLDIDYLLDRRDSFGTVTKLFNDTITNKELLELDCDILVPAAIENQITEENAHNIRASIVVEAANGPTTLEATQILSDRGVLLVPDVLASAGGVTVSYFEWVQNNQGYYWTEEEVEEKLEKVMVKSFNNIYETSQNRRVDMRLAAYMVGVRKTAEASRFRGWI from the coding sequence ATGGTAGCCGAGAAAAACACCGAGAATAATCATGACAAGCATGATGTGTTAAAATCGACCCAAACGGTGATACATAAAGCCCTTGAGAAGCTGGGCTATCCTGAAGAAGTGTACGAACTGCTGAAAGAACCAATTCGAATGATGACTGTGAAAATCCCTGTCCGCATGGACGATGGTTCCGTTAAAATTTTTACGGGCTACCGTGCGCAGCACAATGATGCAGTCGGACCAACAAAAGGCGGAATCCGTTTTCATCCAAATGTTACGGAAACCGAAGTTAAAGCGCTTTCAATCTGGATGAGTCTTAAGTGCGGCATTGTAGATTTGCCATACGGCGGAGGGAAAGGCGGCATAGTCTGCGATCCGCGGGACATGTCTTTCAGAGAGCTTGAGCGCTTGAGCCGGGGGTATGTTCGGGCGATCAGTCAAATTGTCGGACCGACCAAAGATATTCCGGCGCCGGATGTTTTTACCAATTCCCAAATTATGGCCTGGATGATGGATGAGTACAGCAGGATTGATGAATTTAATTCTCCAGGTTTTATTACAGGCAAGCCCCTTGTTCTCGGAGGTTCTCACGGCCGGGAATCGGCTACAGCCAAAGGGGTAACGATTTGCATATTTGAAGCGGCAAAACGGAAAGGGATTTCACTTGAAGGAGCCCGTGTAGTGGTTCAGGGATTCGGCAATGCGGGAAGTTTCCTGTCTAAATTCATGCACGATGCAGGAGCGAAAGTAGTCGGGATTTCCGATGCATATGGCGGATTGTATGATCCTGATGGACTCGATATCGATTATCTTCTCGATCGAAGAGACAGCTTCGGCACCGTAACAAAACTTTTCAATGATACAATTACAAATAAAGAACTTCTGGAGCTGGATTGCGATATTCTTGTACCGGCTGCAATAGAAAATCAGATTACAGAAGAAAACGCCCATAATATCAGAGCGTCCATTGTTGTGGAAGCAGCAAATGGCCCGACTACGCTTGAAGCGACCCAAATTTTAAGCGACCGCGGCGTTTTGCTCGTGCCTGACGTACTGGCCAGTGCGGGGGGAGTAACGGTCTCTTACTTTGAATGGGTGCAAAATAATCAAGGCTATTATTGGACCGAAGAGGAAGTAGAAGAAAAGCTTGAAAAAGTAATGGTGAAATCATTCAATAATATTTATGAAACGTCTCAGAACAGAAGAGTGGATATGAGACTCGCAGCCTATATGGTCGGCGTTCGCAAAACAGCCGAGGCCAGCAGATTCAGGGGCTGGATTTAA
- a CDS encoding DUF2663 family protein, protein MEKAIKGLDPVTDEPTKKMLQGLVEKKRKFDRLKQKVLTFQLAAFVCVLAFMLYFYKAVVLTSDNSLSKVLSQFVNESFHLYFLVAIAGIYATALYFKKKEEKAEAEFHTLRCEVIRKSGELWPQPYHWKKRTAVFQIMKSEFDINLFYESK, encoded by the coding sequence ATGGAAAAAGCGATTAAAGGACTGGATCCCGTTACAGATGAACCGACAAAAAAAATGCTGCAGGGGCTGGTCGAGAAAAAGAGAAAATTTGACCGATTGAAACAAAAGGTTCTGACTTTCCAGCTTGCAGCGTTTGTTTGCGTGCTTGCCTTTATGCTTTACTTTTATAAAGCGGTGGTACTGACAAGTGATAACAGCTTATCCAAGGTGCTTTCCCAATTTGTAAACGAATCATTTCATCTGTATTTCCTTGTGGCCATTGCAGGAATCTATGCCACGGCCCTATATTTTAAAAAAAAGGAAGAAAAAGCGGAAGCCGAATTTCACACACTGCGCTGCGAGGTCATCCGAAAAAGCGGCGAACTGTGGCCTCAGCCCTATCATTGGAAAAAAAGAACGGCCGTATTTCAAATCATGAAAAGTGAATTTGACATTAATCTTTTCTACGAAAGCAAATAA
- a CDS encoding ECF transporter S component: protein MVQSKLRKRVVTAVLSSIAYLLMMLEIPYPGSAFLKIDFSDVPALAAMILFGPGSALLVEALKNVLHYFLQGSGTGIPIDQASNFIAGACLILPAWFVYKKNQTVKGLIMGASAGILSMAVLMSVFNYYVALPVYTYFMGMPQMNAEQIYKFIIIGILPFNLIKGILVSAIFTMVYIRMKSWFDQKSIQTG from the coding sequence TACTTACTGATGATGCTCGAAATTCCTTATCCGGGCAGTGCGTTTTTAAAAATCGATTTCAGTGATGTTCCGGCACTGGCTGCTATGATCCTTTTTGGACCGGGCTCAGCACTTCTGGTTGAAGCATTGAAAAATGTTCTTCATTATTTTCTGCAGGGCAGCGGCACGGGGATTCCTATTGATCAGGCATCTAACTTCATAGCAGGTGCATGTTTGATTTTGCCGGCATGGTTTGTTTATAAAAAGAACCAGACGGTGAAAGGCCTGATTATGGGTGCAAGTGCAGGCATCCTCTCAATGGCTGTACTGATGTCCGTGTTTAACTATTATGTTGCACTCCCGGTTTACACTTATTTTATGGGGATGCCGCAAATGAACGCTGAACAGATTTACAAATTTATCATAATCGGGATCCTGCCATTTAATTTGATTAAGGGAATCCTGGTTTCTGCGATTTTCACAATGGTTTATATAAGAATGAAATCCTGGTTTGATCAGAAATCCATCCAAACCGGATGA
- a CDS encoding helix-turn-helix domain-containing protein gives MIVTGYSYISLLCLDRFNGERSFSAIYHLLRGKKTSQTLQDMQLFELTGFFSLFPQISRDKIEEACKSLKMEGLINEKGILTGQGKEVLKKNLSIMPVPSELNSWKFGKEAREAWTKLSLLVQTITHLIHKQSRFLPITADDEAQLWVKKFVLSSNVSKSELSSRLYKELELFLSDKEDFLAELFVFRLTTPSRAGLTYMQLEDRLDRDSVYLEICFWGLMHGLLERCTSETFPLLSMLKTEEQSYALPLTQSAKRTHRLLLQGIDKESAGRIRNLKQSTIEDHIVEIAMHDAHFDLTPYILPSEKEEILLAVRQLKTKQLKKIKDHLDGNYSYFQIRLGMAGAKR, from the coding sequence ATGATCGTGACAGGATATTCATATATTTCTCTTTTGTGTCTGGACCGGTTCAACGGGGAAAGGTCTTTTTCAGCCATTTATCATTTGCTGAGAGGAAAAAAAACATCCCAAACACTTCAGGATATGCAGCTGTTTGAACTCACAGGATTCTTTTCCCTATTCCCGCAAATCAGCCGGGATAAAATTGAAGAGGCATGCAAAAGCCTAAAGATGGAAGGGCTCATCAATGAGAAGGGAATTCTTACCGGACAAGGCAAAGAGGTTCTGAAAAAAAACCTATCCATTATGCCGGTTCCATCTGAATTGAACAGCTGGAAATTTGGTAAAGAGGCGAGAGAGGCTTGGACGAAATTGTCGCTTCTCGTTCAGACCATTACCCATTTGATTCATAAGCAATCCCGTTTTCTTCCTATTACCGCTGACGATGAGGCGCAATTATGGGTGAAAAAGTTTGTATTATCCAGCAATGTGAGCAAATCGGAACTCTCTTCGCGATTATATAAAGAGCTGGAACTTTTTTTATCGGATAAAGAGGATTTCCTGGCTGAGCTGTTTGTATTCCGCCTCACAACTCCATCCCGTGCGGGGCTGACATATATGCAGCTGGAAGACAGGCTTGACAGAGATTCTGTGTATTTAGAGATTTGTTTCTGGGGTCTGATGCACGGGCTTCTTGAGCGGTGTACATCTGAAACGTTCCCTCTTTTATCAATGCTGAAAACAGAGGAGCAGTCTTATGCCCTGCCCCTCACTCAATCAGCCAAAAGAACACATCGTTTGCTTCTGCAGGGTATCGACAAGGAATCTGCAGGCAGAATCAGAAACCTAAAGCAAAGTACCATAGAAGACCATATAGTAGAAATCGCCATGCATGATGCGCATTTTGATCTGACTCCCTATATTCTTCCTTCTGAAAAGGAAGAAATCCTGCTGGCCGTCAGACAGCTGAAAACGAAACAGCTGAAAAAAATCAAAGACCACTTGGATGGGAACTATAGCTACTTTCAGATCAGGCTTGGAATGGCAGGAGCAAAGAGGTGA
- a CDS encoding YpdA family putative bacillithiol disulfide reductase: protein MQTENVIIVGGGPCGLSAAIECKNIGLDPLIIEKGNIVNAIYHYPTHQTFFSSSEKLEIGDVAFITENRKPVRNQALAYYRSVVKRKGLRINPFEKVEQVQKETDQTFTLRTSKTSYRAKHVIIATGYYDHPNYMNIPGENLPKVFHYFKEGHPYFDQDVAVIGGKNSSVDAALELVKAGARVTVLYRGNEYSKSVKPWILPEFEALVRNGSIKMEFGACASEITENELVYTIGETIKRIPNDFVFAMTGYHPDHHFLKSMGIGVDSESGRPIYNPETMETNVQGIFIAGVLAAGNNANEIFIENGRFHGGIIADAIKKGESN, encoded by the coding sequence ATGCAGACAGAAAATGTAATCATTGTCGGCGGCGGCCCATGCGGCTTGTCGGCGGCTATTGAATGCAAAAACATCGGATTGGATCCGCTGATCATCGAAAAAGGAAATATCGTTAATGCCATTTACCATTATCCGACCCATCAAACGTTCTTCAGCTCGAGTGAGAAGCTGGAAATCGGGGATGTGGCTTTTATTACCGAAAATCGAAAGCCGGTCAGAAATCAGGCACTCGCATACTACAGGTCTGTAGTTAAGAGGAAAGGCCTTAGAATCAACCCCTTTGAAAAGGTGGAGCAAGTACAAAAAGAAACGGATCAAACATTTACGCTGAGAACCTCTAAAACAAGCTATCGCGCAAAGCATGTTATTATCGCGACAGGCTATTACGATCATCCTAATTATATGAATATCCCTGGCGAAAACCTGCCGAAAGTATTCCATTACTTTAAAGAGGGGCATCCGTATTTTGATCAGGATGTGGCTGTGATCGGGGGAAAGAATTCAAGTGTTGATGCTGCGCTAGAGCTTGTAAAAGCCGGTGCAAGAGTGACGGTTCTCTACAGAGGGAATGAGTATTCAAAAAGTGTAAAACCATGGATTCTCCCGGAGTTTGAGGCGCTCGTTAGAAATGGTTCTATTAAGATGGAATTTGGAGCCTGTGCTTCAGAAATTACCGAAAATGAACTGGTATACACAATCGGTGAAACGATAAAAAGAATCCCGAATGACTTTGTTTTTGCAATGACCGGTTATCATCCTGACCACCATTTTTTAAAAAGCATGGGCATCGGAGTGGATTCGGAATCGGGCAGGCCGATCTATAACCCGGAAACGATGGAAACAAATGTGCAGGGCATTTTTATAGCTGGAGTGCTCGCTGCAGGAAACAACGCAAATGAAATCTTCATTGAAAATGGCCGGTTTCATGGGGGAATCATTGCGGATGCAATAAAAAAGGGGGAGTCCAATTGA
- a CDS encoding ATP-dependent DNA helicase RecQ, whose translation MDIQEVLKKFFGHDTFREGQKEIIQDLLAGRDVIAMLPTGGGKSLCYQLPGYVMRGTVIIISPLLALMEDQAAQLKINGEKRVIALNSFLPYEERRIALHHLSEYRFIFLSPESLSSEWILNALKKIDISLFVVDEAHCISQWGHDFRPDYSLIGKARAELNDAPCLAMTATATKEVLEDIQSSLELADPALHLHSVNRPNIALVVKRTEGLEDKMSQLSELAGHLEGPGIIYCASRQWTEKIASFLKEKTSGNVAYYHGGMENEQRMLIQQQFINGQLDMVCCTSAFGMGVNKNNIRYVIHFHMPARMDAYMQETGRAGRDGLPAIAVTLYDQEDVQLPFFMIERELPAFDELQAYLSSLDSGTYKIEIEETHERFILHHAEKLKGLGLNEKTAEIWKKIQERHQNKTEKLRDMIKWYSTDACRRSGILAHFGEKSENPSFTSYCCDHCGAEESAYYGQTRQSSCFEEAGDWKKELMTMFKVSEPIVKKTK comes from the coding sequence ATGGATATTCAAGAGGTCTTAAAAAAATTTTTTGGACATGATACGTTCCGGGAAGGTCAAAAGGAAATCATCCAAGATCTACTAGCTGGCAGAGATGTGATCGCGATGCTTCCGACCGGAGGAGGGAAGTCCCTTTGCTATCAGCTTCCCGGCTACGTAATGAGGGGGACTGTCATTATCATCTCCCCGCTGCTTGCGCTAATGGAGGATCAGGCCGCTCAATTAAAAATAAACGGGGAAAAAAGGGTTATTGCTCTGAACAGCTTTTTGCCTTATGAAGAAAGGCGGATTGCCTTGCATCATCTTTCTGAGTACCGGTTTATTTTTCTCTCTCCTGAAAGCCTGAGCAGTGAATGGATATTAAATGCCCTTAAGAAAATTGATATTTCATTATTTGTTGTGGATGAAGCCCACTGTATTTCACAATGGGGGCACGATTTCCGGCCCGATTATTCGCTAATCGGAAAAGCAAGAGCGGAGTTAAATGATGCGCCGTGTTTAGCTATGACTGCCACGGCAACAAAAGAGGTATTAGAGGATATTCAATCTTCGCTGGAACTGGCTGATCCTGCGCTGCACTTACATTCGGTCAACAGGCCGAATATCGCTTTAGTGGTCAAAAGAACAGAAGGGCTCGAGGATAAAATGAGTCAGCTTTCAGAGCTTGCCGGACATCTGGAGGGGCCGGGAATTATTTACTGCGCCAGCAGGCAATGGACAGAAAAGATCGCTTCTTTTCTTAAAGAGAAAACGTCCGGGAACGTGGCTTATTACCATGGAGGAATGGAAAATGAGCAGCGGATGCTCATTCAGCAGCAGTTTATAAATGGCCAGCTGGATATGGTCTGCTGCACAAGTGCATTCGGCATGGGCGTGAATAAAAATAATATCCGGTATGTCATCCATTTTCATATGCCGGCCAGGATGGACGCCTATATGCAGGAAACCGGAAGAGCCGGACGCGATGGACTCCCTGCTATTGCGGTCACTTTATATGATCAAGAGGATGTGCAGCTCCCGTTCTTTATGATTGAAAGAGAACTGCCCGCATTCGATGAACTTCAAGCCTATCTATCTTCACTGGATTCCGGTACATATAAGATCGAAATTGAGGAGACCCATGAACGGTTTATCCTTCACCATGCAGAAAAATTAAAGGGACTCGGGCTGAATGAAAAAACCGCAGAAATCTGGAAGAAAATTCAGGAGCGTCACCAAAATAAGACCGAAAAGCTAAGGGATATGATAAAATGGTATTCGACAGATGCTTGCAGAAGAAGTGGAATTTTGGCTCATTTCGGTGAAAAAAGCGAAAATCCGTCCTTCACCTCATATTGCTGCGACCACTGCGGCGCTGAGGAATCTGCCTATTATGGCCAAACAAGGCAATCATCCTGTTTTGAAGAAGCGGGCGATTGGAAAAAAGAGCTGATGACGATGTTTAAAGTGAGTGAACCGATTGTTAAAAAAACAAAATGA
- a CDS encoding ferredoxin: MAKYTIVDKDTCIACGACGAAAPDIYDYDDEGIAFVTLDENQGIVEIPEVLEEDMMDAYEGCPTDSIKVADEPFEGDALKFE, translated from the coding sequence ATGGCAAAGTATACGATTGTTGATAAAGACACATGCATTGCATGCGGAGCTTGCGGAGCTGCAGCACCGGATATTTATGATTACGATGATGAAGGGATTGCATTCGTGACACTTGATGAGAATCAAGGGATCGTTGAAATTCCCGAGGTTTTAGAAGAGGATATGATGGACGCTTACGAAGGCTGTCCGACAGATTCCATTAAAGTTGCGGATGAGCCATTCGAAGGCGACGCACTTAAATTTGAATAG
- a CDS encoding MerR family transcriptional regulator, with product MPNPEEGKYNIKAVSKMLGIQPGTLRAWERRYQMIAPVRNESGHRLYTEDHIRILKWLINKVNKGFSISQAVHLLENNGLPVNDGLLEPEQTSDRSVELMDDLLKALLAFDENLAHELMNRAFSLYSIDKVMIDILGHVLAKVGDLWEQGKITTAHEHFATSFLRSRIGMILHTLPVNGLLPKVIAVCGPGEWHEMGLLIFTLFLRRRGFEVIYLGSSIAENDLPVVLEEVRPKFLFLSCTLTKNINGTLETVNTLKERFPDLQIGLGGTAFQLMEEDKRDDYQDFLLGDSNHEWEIWLKEKLAQ from the coding sequence ATGCCAAATCCAGAAGAAGGTAAATATAATATTAAAGCGGTTTCGAAAATGCTGGGGATTCAGCCCGGTACATTGAGAGCGTGGGAAAGACGCTATCAGATGATTGCTCCAGTCCGGAATGAATCCGGCCACCGGCTGTATACAGAAGACCATATCCGGATTTTAAAATGGCTCATAAATAAGGTGAATAAAGGTTTTTCAATCAGTCAGGCCGTTCATCTGCTTGAAAATAACGGTCTCCCGGTCAATGATGGCTTACTGGAACCTGAACAGACTTCAGACCGTTCTGTTGAGCTGATGGATGACCTATTAAAAGCGTTGCTGGCGTTTGATGAAAATCTGGCTCATGAACTGATGAACCGGGCCTTCAGTCTATATTCAATTGATAAGGTAATGATTGATATACTCGGACATGTTCTGGCCAAAGTAGGGGATCTGTGGGAGCAGGGAAAAATTACGACGGCCCATGAACATTTTGCCACCTCCTTTTTGAGGTCCAGAATCGGAATGATTCTTCATACCCTCCCGGTGAACGGACTTCTCCCTAAGGTCATTGCTGTATGCGGACCAGGTGAATGGCATGAAATGGGTTTGCTCATTTTTACTCTGTTTTTACGGAGAAGAGGTTTTGAAGTCATTTACTTAGGATCCAGTATTGCAGAAAACGATCTTCCTGTTGTATTGGAAGAGGTGCGTCCCAAATTCCTCTTTTTATCATGTACGTTAACAAAAAATATTAATGGGACTCTTGAAACCGTAAATACTCTTAAGGAAAGATTTCCAGATCTTCAGATTGGACTGGGCGGCACCGCTTTCCAATTGATGGAAGAGGACAAGAGGGATGATTATCAGGATTTTCTTCTTGGAGATTCCAATCATGAATGGGAGATCTGGCTGAAAGAGAAGCTTGCTCAATAA